One window from the genome of Pseudoliparis swirei isolate HS2019 ecotype Mariana Trench chromosome 24, NWPU_hadal_v1, whole genome shotgun sequence encodes:
- the LOC130190677 gene encoding ras-related protein Rab-3D-like isoform X2, with protein sequence MALARDPEAGQEQRDSADQSFDYMFKLLIIGNSSVGKTSFLFRFADASFTSAFISTVGIDFKVKTVCRNDKRFKLQIWDTAGQERYRTITTAYYRGAMGFLLMYDITSQESFSAVQDWATQIKTNSWGNAQVVLVGNKLDLEDDRKVPTEDAQRLATELGFQFFEASAKDNVNVKQVFDKLVDVICERMNESVNGDASPSANHKEGGLKDIPRSGCAC encoded by the exons ATGGCTTTAGCCAGAGATCCAGAGGCGGGCCAGGAGCAGAGAGACAGCGCCGACCAGAGCTTTGACTACATGTTCAAGCTGCTGATCATCGGCAACAGCAGCGTGGGGAAGACGTCCTTCCTGTTCCGCTTCGCAGACGCTTCCTTCACCTCGGCCTTCATCAGCACGGTGGGCATCGACTTCAAGGTCAAGACCGTCTGCAGGAACGACAAGCGCTTCAAGCTTCAGATCTGG GACACAGCGGGGCAGGAGCGCTACCGGACCATCACCACGGCGTACTACCGAGGGGCCATGGGGTTCCTGCTGATGTACGACATCACCAGCCAGGAGTCGTTCAGCGCCGTGCAGGACTG GGCAACCCAGATCAAGACGAACTCGTGGGGCAACGCTCAAGTAGTGCTGGTAGGCAATAAGCTGGACTTGGAAGACGACAGGAAGGTGCCCACTGAAGATGCCCAAAGACTGGCGACGGAACTCG GCTTTCAGTTCTTCGAGGCCAGCGCCAAGGACAACGTCAATGTGAAGCAGGTGTTCGACAAGCTGGTGGACGTCATCTGCGAGAGGATGAACGAGAGCGTCAACGGCGACGCCAGTCCGTCAGCCAATCACAAGGAGGGCGGCCTGAAGGACATACCCCGCAGCGGCTGCGCATgctaa
- the LOC130190170 gene encoding transcription elongation factor 1 homolog: MGRRKSKRKPPPKKKLTGDLDSQFTCPFCNHEKSCDVKMERTRNTGIISCAVCLEEFQTPITYLSEPVDVYSDWIDACEIANQ; this comes from the exons ATGGGTCGCCGCAAGTCAAAGAGAAAGCCCCCTccgaagaagaagctgaccGGAGACCTGGACTCTCAGTTCACCTGTCCGTTCTGCAATCACgagaagtcatgtgatgtcaAAAT GGAGAGAACCAGAAATACTGGAATCATATCATGCGCAGTCTGCTTGGAGGAGTTCCAGACCCCTATTACCT ATCTGTCGGAGCCAGTTGACGTGTACAGTGATTGGATAGATGCCTGTGAAATAGCCAATCAGTAG
- the dand5 gene encoding DAN domain family member 5 codes for MARHISLVFLSSWTAVAFAFPHNTFDNIIKRSRVEFESSGSGPDKPVRGIVKVVQLEPRALAHSGVFRGGLTPRRTPSLSSRMSFPAFLSHGRPGPALAPKAPVSPLHLLHPRRPAGMELKKRQGLQMWQRAINKGDKMSVSLPINLKDTKQACTAVPFTQRVTADGCDAVTVHNKLCFGQCSSLFVPSEGEFAGTGALRHRAPCSRCAPSRTHTVTVPLRCGATVHVKRVMVVDECKCETSREEKSAEAAASTHL; via the exons ATGGCTCGCCATatcagtttagtttttttgtcaaGTTGGACAGCTGTCGCCTTCGCGTTCCCTCACAATACTTTTGACAACATTATTAAAAGATCAAGAGTGGAATTTGAATCATCTGGCAGTGGACCGGATAAACCTGTCCGGGGAATAGTGAAGGTTGTGCAGCTGGAGCCTCGTGCCCTGGCCCACTCAGGCGTCTTCAGAGGAGGACTCACCCCCAGGAGAACACCCTCCCTCAGCTCCAGAATGTCCTTCCCTGCTTTCTTGTCTCACGGGCGTCCAGGTCCGGCCCTGGCCCCCAAAGCCCCAGTGAGTCCTCTACATCTCCTGCACCCTAGAAGACCCGCTGGAATGGAACTGAAGAAGAGGCAAGGCCTGCAGATGTGGCAGAGAGCCATCAATAAAGGAGACAAGATGAGCGTTTCCTTGCCAATCAACCTTAAGGACACTAAACAGGCGTGCACTGCGGTACCTTTCACTCAG cgcGTGACGGCAGACGGGTGCGATGCAGTGACGGTGCACAACAAGCTGTGTTTCGGCCAGTGCAGCTCCCTGTTCGTGCCGTCCGAGGGGGAGTTTGCCGGGACGGGGGCCCTCCGCCACCGGGCCCCTTGCTCCCGCTGCGCCCCGTCCAGAACTCACACCGTGACTGTGCCCCTGCGCTGCGGAGCCACGGTCCACGTGAAGCGGGTGATGGTGGTGGACGAGTGCAAGTGCGAGACGAGCCGAGAGGAAAAGAGTGCCGAGGCTGCGGcatccacacacctgtaa
- the tspan34a gene encoding tetraspanin 34a, which produces MCCSGFLKIMMVIFNGGIFLAGACILGVGVWVKVDSGSLLGLLGNVEDSPGLSQLVNAAYLLIGVGAVLLVIGFLGCCGAVRESRCMLLTFFSIVLIIFLIEVAAAVVLLVFQGLVQKVLGLLEVEVKTRIKDNYGNNTEFTKLWNVTMEEFNCCGYKNYTDFDGSSFQKELGEDLYPVTCCNETIGRCSTDKAYYSGIDGCLMRLVDLIEENLVIIGAVALGIAALEVAAMVVSMVLYKNIGNKA; this is translated from the exons ATGTGTTGCTCCGGCTTTCTCAAGATCATGATGGTTATCTTCAATGGCGGCATCTTT TTGGCAGGTGCATGCATCCTGGGTGTGGGAGTGTGGGTGAAGGTGGACAGTGGTTCTCTGCTGGGTTTACTGGGTAATGTGGAGGACTCGCCTGGGTTGTCCCAGCTGGTCAACGCCGCCTACCTGCTCATCGGAGTGGGCGCCGTGCTGCTGGTCATTGGCTTCCTTGGATGCTGCGGAGCTGTCAGGGAGAGCAGGTGTATGCTGCTGACG TTCTTCAGCATTGTGCTGATTATCTTCCTCATCGAGGTAGCGGCAGCTGTGGTGCTGCTCGTCTTCCAGGGTTTG GTTCAGAAGGTTCTTGGGCTTCTGGAGGTTGAAGTTAAAACAAGAATTAAAGACAACTATGGAAACAATACCGAGTTCACCAAACTCTGGAACGTCACCATGGAGGAG TTTAATTGCTGCGGATACAAGAACTACACAGATTTCGATGGCTCCTCTTTTCAGAAAGAGCTCGGAGAAGATCTCTATCCAGTCACATGTTGCAACGAAACCATCGGCCGGTGCAGTACAGACAAAGCGTATTATTCG GGAATTGATGGCTGCTTGATGAGACTTGTGGATCTGATAGAGGAAAACCTTGTCATCATCGGAGCCGTGGCTCTAGGAATCGCTGCTCTTGAG GTTGCTGCCATGGTGGTATCAATGGTCCTCTACAAGAATATTGGCAACAAGGCGTGA
- the pld6 gene encoding mitochondrial cardiolipin hydrolase isoform X1, with protein sequence MLCHALWSSQHQMSAMWTVKVLGLAAVALPLGVELLGLLLRRLRPAKTLNEVLFFPSELACVEHIFTSLSPGSCLCPLPHGVETSLSRLLRLVLSAVSSLDLCVFAFSNQNLSRAVLALRARGVAVRILSDRDYVAVSGSQIGVLRKAGICVRCDANSVHMHHKFALVDGRLLITGSLNWTLTAVQSNTENLVVTEEAELVRPFAEEFHRLWERNDPARCLRPK encoded by the exons ATGCTTTGCCATGCCCTGTGGAGCTCCCAACAT CAAATGTCGGCGATGTGGACGGTGAAGGTGCTCGGCCTGGCCGCGGTGGCGCTCCCTCTCGGCGTGGAGCTGCTCGGCCTGCTCCTCCGGCGCCTCAGGCCGGCGAAGACCCTCAACGAGGTCCTCTTCTTTCCCTCTGAGCTTGCCTGCGTTGAGCACATCTTCACCTCCCTGTCGCCAGG GTCCTGTCTCTGCCCGTTGCCCCACGGCGTGGAGACCTCTCTGTCCCGTCTTCTCCGCCTCGTCCTGTCCGCCGTCTCCTCTCTGGACTTGTGTGTCTTCGCCTTCTCCAACCAGAACCTGAGCAGGGCGGTGCTGGCGCTGCGCGCCCGGGGCGTCGCCGTCCGCATCCTCTCCGACAGGGATTACGTCGCCGTTTCTGGCTCCCAGATAGGGGTCCTCCGCAAGGCGG GGATCTGCGTGCGCTGCGACGCCAACTCCGTCCACATGCATCACAAGTTCGCTCTGGTGGACGGCCGGCTGCTCATCACCGGCTCCCTCAACTGGACGCTGACGGCGGTGCAGAGCAACACGGAGAACCTCGTGGTCaccgaggaggcggagctggtGCGACCCTTCGCCGAGGAGTTCCACAGGTTGTGGGAACGCAACGACCCGGCCAGGTGCCTCCGCCCCAAGTGA
- the pld6 gene encoding mitochondrial cardiolipin hydrolase isoform X2: protein MSAMWTVKVLGLAAVALPLGVELLGLLLRRLRPAKTLNEVLFFPSELACVEHIFTSLSPGSCLCPLPHGVETSLSRLLRLVLSAVSSLDLCVFAFSNQNLSRAVLALRARGVAVRILSDRDYVAVSGSQIGVLRKAGICVRCDANSVHMHHKFALVDGRLLITGSLNWTLTAVQSNTENLVVTEEAELVRPFAEEFHRLWERNDPARCLRPK, encoded by the exons ATGTCGGCGATGTGGACGGTGAAGGTGCTCGGCCTGGCCGCGGTGGCGCTCCCTCTCGGCGTGGAGCTGCTCGGCCTGCTCCTCCGGCGCCTCAGGCCGGCGAAGACCCTCAACGAGGTCCTCTTCTTTCCCTCTGAGCTTGCCTGCGTTGAGCACATCTTCACCTCCCTGTCGCCAGG GTCCTGTCTCTGCCCGTTGCCCCACGGCGTGGAGACCTCTCTGTCCCGTCTTCTCCGCCTCGTCCTGTCCGCCGTCTCCTCTCTGGACTTGTGTGTCTTCGCCTTCTCCAACCAGAACCTGAGCAGGGCGGTGCTGGCGCTGCGCGCCCGGGGCGTCGCCGTCCGCATCCTCTCCGACAGGGATTACGTCGCCGTTTCTGGCTCCCAGATAGGGGTCCTCCGCAAGGCGG GGATCTGCGTGCGCTGCGACGCCAACTCCGTCCACATGCATCACAAGTTCGCTCTGGTGGACGGCCGGCTGCTCATCACCGGCTCCCTCAACTGGACGCTGACGGCGGTGCAGAGCAACACGGAGAACCTCGTGGTCaccgaggaggcggagctggtGCGACCCTTCGCCGAGGAGTTCCACAGGTTGTGGGAACGCAACGACCCGGCCAGGTGCCTCCGCCCCAAGTGA
- the LOC130190677 gene encoding ras-related protein Rab-3D-like isoform X1, which produces MMALARDPEAGQEQRDSADQSFDYMFKLLIIGNSSVGKTSFLFRFADASFTSAFISTVGIDFKVKTVCRNDKRFKLQIWDTAGQERYRTITTAYYRGAMGFLLMYDITSQESFSAVQDWATQIKTNSWGNAQVVLVGNKLDLEDDRKVPTEDAQRLATELGFQFFEASAKDNVNVKQVFDKLVDVICERMNESVNGDASPSANHKEGGLKDIPRSGCAC; this is translated from the exons ATG ATGGCTTTAGCCAGAGATCCAGAGGCGGGCCAGGAGCAGAGAGACAGCGCCGACCAGAGCTTTGACTACATGTTCAAGCTGCTGATCATCGGCAACAGCAGCGTGGGGAAGACGTCCTTCCTGTTCCGCTTCGCAGACGCTTCCTTCACCTCGGCCTTCATCAGCACGGTGGGCATCGACTTCAAGGTCAAGACCGTCTGCAGGAACGACAAGCGCTTCAAGCTTCAGATCTGG GACACAGCGGGGCAGGAGCGCTACCGGACCATCACCACGGCGTACTACCGAGGGGCCATGGGGTTCCTGCTGATGTACGACATCACCAGCCAGGAGTCGTTCAGCGCCGTGCAGGACTG GGCAACCCAGATCAAGACGAACTCGTGGGGCAACGCTCAAGTAGTGCTGGTAGGCAATAAGCTGGACTTGGAAGACGACAGGAAGGTGCCCACTGAAGATGCCCAAAGACTGGCGACGGAACTCG GCTTTCAGTTCTTCGAGGCCAGCGCCAAGGACAACGTCAATGTGAAGCAGGTGTTCGACAAGCTGGTGGACGTCATCTGCGAGAGGATGAACGAGAGCGTCAACGGCGACGCCAGTCCGTCAGCCAATCACAAGGAGGGCGGCCTGAAGGACATACCCCGCAGCGGCTGCGCATgctaa